tttcttctggtTGTTGTCGCTCTTCTCCGGCTGCTCGGTCGTTCGATGGCGGCTGGTTGTGGATGAGAGACACCGCGGGAATCTGTGGCGTCTGGCTCTGCTACGATGCGTTAGCTCGTGGTGTTAGCATGACATCACACGTCATTAGGTGTCTTTGGTCTGAAGTGTGTTGTGGTGTAAACGgttcaaattatatatatttacttgtTTATTCTAATTAAATTACAGAGGGAAATATGATGATATTGTGCTTTTTAATCCACTTACTGTATCTGACATTTGTACTTGTActagttatttttgcaaatttatatttcataaaaaaacatgaaacatgtttATTGTTCAAGTTCAGACCGGAAGTGACTCCTTAAAGTcttattttttctaatatttatatattcacacTGAAAACTCCACAAAAACATGTGCCAGTATTTTGTTAACCTTACGACTGGAAACTTTTAACAATCTTATTGTTTTAAGTAGAGCACAGAGACTTCGAAGTGAATAAATAGAATTAAGTAGAGAAAGGGGAAGAGGTCACCAGGGTTCATACAAGATAAGGGTGATTTTACTCtttagatatacagtatatatagagatatatattcattaaaaagacaaaagacacaagtgtcctcctcttcttcccatATCTGTCAAATCATTAAATCAAACTCCACCCTGGTCAAATGTtggaatattatatatttttactgcaCAACAAAGGTTTTATAAGATTTAATTACTGACAGGAGCAGCAAGCACGTTTACCTTTGTTGCTACTAAAGTCTgtcgcccccctccccctccctccctactTCTCTTATCATGCCTTCAGTCATAAAACTGAgctaatgacacacacacacacacacacacacacacacacacacacacacacactgctctctcacacacattcatctctgagtccacacacactgtcagagtCCTGTAGCGTGCAGGCATCGTCCACCGGCATCTGTTAAACAGGGACTTTACGTCTACGGCAGGTTAGTAACGACcccttgtttttaaatatatatatatatatatattttataattttagaACTGTGTTGTCATCTGTGTGTCTTTATGAAGATGAAGTTGAAGTGTGAACGGATCCGGGCGAGATTTATTtccagcatttttctttttttcttttgactaaAGAGGATTGTTGATTTGTAGAACATGAAATAGAAGGTGAATTTtgattatttatctttttaaagctaatttcacttcctcctccgaATGGGACACATTGCAGAAAACTCAAAGactcaaaaacagaaatatatctCACCAACTGATTTttagcctttaaatgtgcattcatgttagATAcgtgtttgttataagttctatgtatttgtattttcaatttatagttatttatgataaagttcgTGGGGAAACTGTAAAATCTCAAGACTCAATTACATCAtcaaggtttgataacgacatcttaggaatcattgacatattaaaaaaatcatcgGCCGATctatcggcatcggcccccgaaaatccatattggtccGCCTCtatgaaataaacaataataatttttgaTACGTCTTTAATTCTGCAATGTTGTCAATTATAACGACACGCGTGACGAACTCGCCAGCTACCGATCGACGTCACTGTCTTTCACCGCTACACAACCACACGTGCTCCGTGTGTTGCTGCAGactttaaaaaattcaaaacaaaattcaaaaaaagattttccaaaaaaaatctagtttttttcaaaagaatttaaaaaaaaaatccagtaaaaattcaaaaaagaaatgtcaaagaatCCGCTCCTTTTCACCATATTGTGAGAACTGAAAAAAGACGCGATAGATTGATTGAAATGCACGAAGAAGCTTCAGCGTCCTATTACTCGTCGGTGACGGTACAATGTTCCTGCAGCGGTTTTGTTCCGGTGGACCGAGGTGCAGCAGACGATGTCCGACATCCAGTTGTCGATGGGGTCCAGGTCCAATGGAGCCTCCAAGCACCAGGTACCTTCCCACCGTCCTCCCTTTCTCTGAAGCACATTTCAGAAATACGCCCGTGTACTTTTTTCTAGTTTTGGCGTTAAAATGAACCgatgccttttgtttttccagtccGCAGGTTCGGGCCAACAGCGGCACGCCGCCACCGTCAGCTTCCACAACATTTACTACAAAGTGACTCAGGGAGGAAACTGTCTCTGCCGGAAGAAGGCCACGACCAAGGACATCCTCGTCGACCTCAAGTGAGTCCACCGTTGTGTCAAACTTCAAGTGAGgcggaaaaaaatctaaactccACAATATATTTGCGTTAACTCGTGCCCTGTAGGGGGCAGCGTGCAGAGTACGCGTATGGGCACAACCAGAGATATAAGAACAAACTTAGGAATATAGGAAATAAGAGTTCatattacagaaaaatacaaacacacacactggctgccgTCTTCACCTCCGACGATATCATTAGTCTGATCAACGTGGACGTTTATTCGGCCAATTTCGGTGacgcttgtaaaaaaaaacaaacaacgatATTAACGAAATCAACCTGGAAAGACTACGACCCGCCGACGCCAGACGCTTTCGCCCGTCCACAAACCAATCGGTGTCACGTGCTGGTAGACGAAGCTCGACATCATCAAATACTTCTAGTGCGACAAAGAGGTGGAGCTCGGTCCAGAGCGTCGGGATCAGACCACCAGCGCAAACTTGCGTTTTTAAACTTCATTCAAGTTGGAAGACATTTGCTCAGATTTACTTCGGCCCTGCGACAAAGTTCCCTCGGTATTTCgttgttttctattttaaatgaatagatTAGTTCCATCATTTCAAAAGTCGGGGTGACGCCTACACGTCCACTGATTCCTTCCTCCACATGATGAACTCAAACCTTTTGCTCACTGAAGAGTAACGTGCAGATTGTTTGTCTACGTGCCGACAGGGGCCCACCTGGGAGCTCAGCGTggctccatcacacacacacacacacacacgtttagaAGGCAAAGGAAGGAAGTTTGCTTTGTCAGAAGACGcgggttcacacacacacagaaaacaatgacTCTGGGCTTGAAGCAACAAACAGCGGCCGGATGCCGAACCGCCTGTGTGCCTTCAGAACCGTGACTTGAGAACGTTCTTGGCTCTGATCAGGTTCCTCCACTCCCACTTCATTTGTgaataagaaagaagaaaacgtACATCTGTGATTATCAAACTCACTGGTCCAAAGTCTCAGATTCTGAGTCTCTACGTTATATAAAAATGCAACTGCTGAagtgcgtgtgagcgtgtgtgagtgtgtgtgagtgtgtgtgagtgtgtgagcgtgtgtgagtgtgtgtgagcgtgtgtgagcgtgtgtgagcgtgtgtgagcgtgtgtgagcgtgtgtgagtgtgtgtgagtgtgtgtgagtgtgtgtgagcgtgtgtgagtgtgtgtgagtgtgtgtgtgcgtgtgtgagtgtgtgtgagcgtgtgtgagcgtgtgtgagcgtgtgtgagcgtgtgtgagtgtgtgtgagcgtgtgtgagtgtgtgtgagtgtgtgagcgtgtgtgagtgtgtgtgagcgtgtgtgagcgtgtgtgagcgtgtgtgagtgtgtgtgagcgtgtgtgagtgtgtgtgagcgtgtgtgagcgtgcgatGGGTTTACAGTGGTGTCATATCTCTGGTATTTTACTGTCCAGTGTGTGTAATCATTGACCCATCTGAGTCAAAGTTGAAGGTAGAGTCGGTCAGAGCACAGACGAGTTCACAAAGTTTCATTCAAcgattttttttgctttggttgTGAGAGAATAACAACCGCAGCAGCTCGTCAAAGTTCAAACTACATAGTCAGAACCAAGTCACGAGCCACGTGTTGTTTTGTAGTTTGTCCTTATCGCAGGATCGAAAACTGCCGGAGGTGAACACGTTTTAGAGGGAAATCTCAGAACCTCTCAAACTAGTTTGTCTGTTTCATCGTGAGAGTGAAGGACGTTGAACATCTGGTTTGCATCTGCAGGTTAAATGAGAAGTGGGTAATTTAGAGTTGGGATGCAACTAAGGATTAATTTGTccattatttgatttttttgttgtttggttcataaattGTCGTCAAATGGGGAAAATGTTCAgttcaccgtcacagaggagcaaagaaaccagaaaatattcacatgtaagaagctgaaatcagagaattatgacttaaaaactacttgaaccgattaatcaattatgaaaatagttggcgattcatttagtagtcggtcactaatcgattaacggTCGCAGCTCTACTTTTAGACCTATTTGTTTCCAAAGGTATGAATATGCTGCTCTTTCTGATCagaaaaatcaatgacaacaccATGCatcaaaaaaagatatttttaaactgttatGTACTCTTCGTCAAGAATATATCAAATGaatatatgataaaatatatatatgaagaaaagttgaaataaatatagaaaggaaggatggaaaaaaagaaacatcgtCCATGATGCCGAGTAAAACTGCAGCGTCATGGTTAcggtgcagcagcagatcaGCATCGTGTTCGTTATCATGAAATCCGCTgaactcagcaaaaaaaaactaaaaccgaAAGATGAATCATGTCAAAAAACGCTCTGTCAGTTCCTCAAACATGTTGATCACAGAGTTCACCAAACAAGTCGCCTGCGAGAAACAGAAGTGAAACTGACGCGTCATTTTAACAACGACACGAACAGAGACAGTGAGCGATGTAGActattagcttagcttagcacaaagactggaaacggggggaaactgctagcctggctctgCCCAAAGGCCCAACTGTCGTTCAATTGAAAtcaatctcacacactcatagataaagacgtgtgtgtatgtatatatatatatatatatatatatatatatatatatatatatattgacttaGGTATTGACTTTTCTGAATCAATCTCACATTCAACTGCGGAGCGAGAAACAGTCGTAAATaataactaaactaaaaactaaacGCTCCATATGaaactgttttcctttgtctctctcagtgGGATCATGAAGCCGGGACTGAACGCCATCATGGGAGCGACGGGCAGCGGCAAGTCCTCGTGAgtgctgcacgtgtgtgtgtgtgtgtgtgtgtgtgtgtgtgtgtgtgtgtgtgtgtccaaacaCTAGTTTTTTTGACAACGTGTTCAAGAGCAGAAGGATGAAAacccacttttttctttttcttctcgtctgctgtataaatgtataaataaagtctgtATCTCGATATGAAGCTGAACacgtcgtggtcgtggtcgtgtGGTCTCTCAGGTTCCTGGACGTCCTGGCGGCGAGGAAGGACCCCGCCGGCCTGACGGGAGAGGTGCTGATCGACGGCGCTCCGCAGCCGCCCAACTTCAAGTGTCTGTCTGGATACGTGGTGCAGGTGGGTGAGCGGCGGCGGACAGGAAGCTGCGTCGGGGTCAGGAGAGCTTCCTGGTCCGGGCAGGAAGAGCCCGCCTCACGACCACCAGGGGCTTTTCAGTCACGTTCAGTGTAAATCGAATGCGTCGGCTGTTCTGATCTCTCGGGTTTCTCTCGTCGGCAGGACGACGTGGTGATGGGAACTCTGACGGTCAGGGAGAACTTCAGCTTCTCGGCGGCGCTGCGTCTGCCGTCGAGCGTCTCCGTGGCGGAGAAGGAGCAGAAGGTCAACACGCTGATCCAGGAGCTGGGACTGAGCCGAGTGGCCGACTCCAGGGTGAGCAAGGGAGGACGGCAAGAACGAGAGaatgtagagagaaaaaaaagaagaagagacgagggaaagagagaggagatagaggggtggaaggagggaaggaagaagcaTCGGCAAAAATCTAAAGAAAACAGAGGTAGAAAAGTAAAATGCTGAAGAAAAGATGGAAACACTAGaggtacaagtgtgtgtgtgtgtgtgtgtgtgtgtgtgtgtgtgtgtgtgtgtgtgcgcgtgtgcgtgtccaGGTGGGCACCCAGCTGATCCGTGGGATCTCCGGCGGCGAGAGGAAGCGGACGAACATCGGCATGGAGCTGATCATCGACCCGCCCGTCCTCTTCCTGGACGAGCCCACGACCGGCCTCGACGCCAGCACCGCCaactctgtgctgctgctgctcaagaGGTGCGTGCACGCAACACGCAACACGcaacacgcaacacacacacacacacacacacacacacacacacacacacacacacgcacacacacagatcctctcCTCGCTCTGTTCCACCAGGATGGGGAACCACGGCCGCACCATCATCCTGTCCATCCACCAGCCTCGCTACTCCATCTACCGCCTGTTCGACAGCCTCACCCTGCTGGTCACCGGCAAACAGGTCCACGCCCCACAGACGACCCgcgtcttcctcttcatcatcgtcgtcgCCATTTTCTACCACTCGACTCGACGACTAACTGTGTTCGTTTGATCGTCCTCAGGTTTTCCACGGACCCGCGCAGAGCGCGCTGGACTATTTCTCAGACATCGGTAGGAACGAGTGGTTCGCTTTAATCTAGGACAATAAAATATGAAGGATCgaaactgtcaaaataaatcaatcaaccAATAAGTTGACCCAGTGACACATTGACGGACAGATAACTCCGCCCACCTAATTAACATACGGACACAGAATCAGTAAATGATCACCACCATGTTTTCAAggtggaaatgaatgaataaatcgTTTTTCATTGGGTTTTAACTTTTGGGAGTTTCATTCCTCGACACCACCCCACAACGTTAACACAACAACGTTAACACTTTTTTCTTGGAACGCCATTTCCCAGGATACACCTGTGAGCCGCACAACAACCCCGCCGACTTCTTCCTGGACGTCATCAACGGGGACTCGACCGCAGTCGCCGGCAACGACGCCGACAAAGGTTAGTTGTGTAGTATTTAACGTGAGTAAAAGCAGtcgtgtatatgtatgtatatatatacattttgtggACCTGGTTGGCGTCTTTCTTTGTTGAAATCCAGATCCAGATTCGGTGTCCAAGTCCAGACGAGGCATCGAGGACAAGCTGGTGGAGGAATACAGGAGCTGCCACTTCTACAAACAGACCAAAGCCGAGCTCGGTGGGTACGAACGAGCGCTGCAGCAgtttatcgattagtaatcgactactaaattagtcgccaactattttgataatcgattaatcggttcaggtagttttgatggagagaaaaaacaaccaaacaaacaactaatcgatccgttattttagttttcaaatgtttctatTTCACTGTGCACTTGGAAGAGATgtgctatatttttttattagcgTTTTATATTTGACTCATAACTGTGCAGAATTATGAACTTGAAGACTTTGACGCTCCTTTCCCCGtacgtccgtccgtccctctcAGAAAGGATCGTTCAGGCGAAGCCGACGAGCGGCACCACCACTCGCTCCGGCAGAACCATCACCTACAACACCGGCTTCCTGACGCAGTTCAAGTGGGTTTCCAAGAGAACGTTTCGCAACCTCATGCTCAACCCTCAGACCGGCGTCGCTCAGGTAGGAACGCCGCTCGCGCTGACGTCAATCAAAAACACTGCATGTCTGAAACAGAACCGTTAAAACAGGGTCTAAATACATCTCGTCTCGGCCTACTTGGTTCTGAATCTAAATTTAAAAGCTGCTGCCTGACAATGGCCCCACCTTGTGGACATTAGAGGAACTGCAGCCTCAGATACCATAGCATTTCCTATCCACCTTCCCTTTCAATGACTCGTGTTGGtttccctgttgttgtttttcacggTGTTCAGGTGGCGGTCACCTTGTTCCTCGCTCTGGTCGTAGGAGCCATCTTCTACGACGTCCAGGACAATCAGAGCGGGATGCAGAACAGGTATTCTACTACAGTCGTAGTATTAGAGCAGTACGTAGAGTTAGGCTTGAAGATGCAGAAGTTGTACtattaaaagttaaatattTTCCTACCCAGTATGTTATTAAATTACAAATCTTAACTAAATGGCTGTGCCTTCAGGTTTGGAGCGCTCTTCTTCGTCACGGTGAATCAGTGTTTCAGCTCGCTCTCCGCCGCTGAACTCTTCATCTCCGAGAGGAAACTCTTCATGTGggtctgacacaaacacacagtacacatACTTATGAGttcaaaaaatatacatatgaaataatataatactCTTTAGAAGATCAGTATCCAGTCACTAGACCACATTGTGGGGACTCGTGTCCCATCCGGGGACATGGGGACGAAAATACGGTCCCCACAAGGTTACATTACTTTATTATTAGATGAAATGAATAGATTTTATCGATAGATACAGATGTTCACTTTCCTTCTGAGGGTCTTTGTGTTGAGTACAGATCGTTACATCAGGAtgtggttagcttagcttagcataaggacCTGAAACCAGGGGACAACAGCTGAGCTACGTACATAAATATGTCTGTCAACATGGTCTCATGGATGAacctgtttccctctctgtcctcagtcaCGAGTACATCAGCGGTTACTACAGACTGTCCGTCTACTTCCTGTGTAAAGTCCTGTCCGACATCATCACACTGAGGACCATACCCGCCCTCGTCTTCAGCTGCGTGGCGTACTTCTTGATCGGTGTGAAACCTGCAGACACTTCCTGTTGCTTGTGTCTTTTATTAGAGTTTGTAATAGTCATTTATTAGGAATGTTTTTAATCTATATTTACGATATACATTTTGTTTAGTTCttgtcagtttcagtttttacGGCCATATCTTGTTGATTTGGTGCTCATGAGTTTTAGACTATGATGTGATATAgtttattaatcgattagttgattGACAGGAAGCAGCTACTCAGCTAAGCGATTAATCGTAGTGTATTTTGGTAATTTCACCGGATAAATCAATAACGAAATAACGTTTAGATTCAATTCAAATGATAATTTTTTCACTTGCATGTGTTTTATAGTGTGTTTCATCTTGTAATGATTGTTGTCAgatttgtacatttcatttatttaatacatttatttaataattcatgtttggTCAACTATAGGTTTTTGCTGACCTTTGtcctctgatgtgtgtgtgtgcaggtctgAAGCCCACGGTTGAggccttcttcctcttcatgttcACCGTCATGCTGGTGGCCTACACCGCCACCTCCATGGCCTTGGCCATCTCCGCCGACCAGACGGTGGTGGCCATCGCCAACATCTTCATGACCATCGCCTGCGTCTTCATGATGGTGACCGctgcaacaaaaatgtcaaagtcaaattGGATGGATACCTCTCATTTCTTAGTCTGTAAacatctctttccttctccgCAGATCTTCGCAGGTTTGCTGGTGAACCTCACCTCCATCGCCAGCTGGCTCGCCTGGTTAAAATACTTCAGTATACCAAGATATGGCCTCAgcgtatgtacacacacacctacagtacaaCCAGGACACCGACTTACAAGGCTGCTGAGCGAATGTACAATGTCGTGCATGTAGTGATTctactgtttctgtttgttggtgATTCGTGTCTCCTCAGGCTTTGCAGGCTAACGAATTTACTGGTCTGTACTTCTGTCACGGGCTGAATGACAGCATCATTCCACCTGGACTTGCGTAAGAAACACACAATCAATTATAATaaaagatatgataagatataaTACAATTATAAGTCAGTCCGTCAGTTGAATAACTGAATAAACGTAAGCGTAAGAGTTATTTCGTTAGGCTTAAACTTGCCAGTTAGTCAGTTGGTAGGTTGGTTGGTTAGAGTAATTGTAAGCATgttagttctttttttaagactTGAACTTGTTAGTTTGTTCCTTAGTTATTTGGTTAAAGACTTAGTTATGATACATGAACATATAAGTTAATTATGTGGATTGATAATTAAATTGGGACTCATACCTAATATACTGTGTCAGTCTGTTTAGCTGTAATTCAAGTTATCATCAGTGGTTCTCAGTGGGTCTGGTTCGTTATTTGGTCGCCCAGGAACCTTTGTGCTGTTTCCCAGTTGCACAGGGGAGGAGTTTCTGACGGAGCAGGGCGTGGACTACTCCCCCTGGGGCTTCTGGCAGAACCACGTGGCCCTGGGCGTCATGACCATCTGCTTCCTCACCATCACCTACTTAAAACTGCGCTTCATCAGGAAGTTCTCCTAGACGCAGACCCGTGACTGGAAActgaattttgttgttgttgttgttttctgaaacTTTGCCAAGTTTGCTCTTTTTGATTCATGTGAAAAAATGAGAACCAGGAATCTTCCAGAGCTCCAGATCATTTCTTTGTGAAATTatagttcttctttttttttatattgataaGTTATTCACTCCACACTAACCACGCGAAACTGCTCTTGTGTTAACTGCACTTTATAAAGTTCTGAGTCAAAGAtgtaattttttccccacacaaaTACAAGAATTTTATAATTGAAGTCAGTTTtacaaatttaatttgatttcattggACGTCGACCACTCATCAAACGGAAATTTCGTACCGTTAGTATTTGTGGTGTCACGCATACTGACCAATTAGCTGAATGCTAACGTGATATGGGCTAAATCGCCCTCcctgattaaaaaacaacaactaaattcttataaataatcaataataaataaaatattgccTTTGTGTCAAGAACAGTTCTAAACAAATATTTTCGCCGCTCAGCTCCATTCATTCTAATTCATTGATGACGACCTCACTGCCGCCCTCTACAGGCGAATTACAGTCAATCTCGGTACACCAGCATTTACAGGAAGTGTTCCCCTCTTTTTGGTACAGTGCGACCCCCAGTGGACAAGCGGGGAACAGcagtgggtttaaaaaaaaatgacaacatggAATCTTTAATAACGTCCCCTGCTGACTACTAATTAATAAGTAGTAtatgaatctttaaaaacacattagttAATATAGTTGCACGCACAAATAGAGTGCATTTATAATAAACATCTTATACTGTACTTTAATATaaagactttatttatttatctgctcATAACTACATTAGTGTGTAACTAATAACAtagactgtactgtacacacactgactgtacagaaggcgtgtgtgtgtgtaagcagacaCTTCCATAGCAACCACAGCTataaacacacagtgtgtgtgtggagggataCAGGtagagtcagacacacacctttgtgtgtgtgtgtgtgtgtgtgttgaaggggaATTCTTTCTGTGGGAAGTGAAATGGTTTAACGTGTCCTTGAGCAACGAGAGCGGCAGGTTTATCTGCTGGAACCAACAACTGACGCATGAAGCAACAGAGAGGCAAAAGATAAAAGAGCGGagatgttaaaatgtaaaaaaaaaaattcttaaattttttttaaaaattaatttttttttaaaaaagcctgtAAATCATTCGCA
This region of Scophthalmus maximus strain ysfricsl-2021 chromosome 12, ASM2237912v1, whole genome shotgun sequence genomic DNA includes:
- the LOC118284085 gene encoding broad substrate specificity ATP-binding cassette transporter ABCG2; translated protein: MSDIQLSMGSRSNGASKHQSAGSGQQRHAATVSFHNIYYKVTQGGNCLCRKKATTKDILVDLNGIMKPGLNAIMGATGSGKSSFLDVLAARKDPAGLTGEVLIDGAPQPPNFKCLSGYVVQDDVVMGTLTVRENFSFSAALRLPSSVSVAEKEQKVNTLIQELGLSRVADSRVGTQLIRGISGGERKRTNIGMELIIDPPVLFLDEPTTGLDASTANSVLLLLKRMGNHGRTIILSIHQPRYSIYRLFDSLTLLVTGKQVFHGPAQSALDYFSDIGYTCEPHNNPADFFLDVINGDSTAVAGNDADKDPDSVSKSRRGIEDKLVEEYRSCHFYKQTKAELERIVQAKPTSGTTTRSGRTITYNTGFLTQFKWVSKRTFRNLMLNPQTGVAQVAVTLFLALVVGAIFYDVQDNQSGMQNRFGALFFVTVNQCFSSLSAAELFISERKLFIHEYISGYYRLSVYFLCKVLSDIITLRTIPALVFSCVAYFLIGLKPTVEAFFLFMFTVMLVAYTATSMALAISADQTVVAIANIFMTIACVFMMIFAGLLVNLTSIASWLAWLKYFSIPRYGLSALQANEFTGLYFCHGLNDSIIPPGLACTGEEFLTEQGVDYSPWGFWQNHVALGVMTICFLTITYLKLRFIRKFS